A genome region from Labilibaculum antarcticum includes the following:
- the ileS gene encoding isoleucine--tRNA ligase, protein MSTKFPEYKKLDLSQVNKDILKDWKENNTFEKSLETREGNPTFVFYEGPPSANGMPGIHHVMARALKDIVCRYKTLKGFQVNRKAGWDTHGLPVELAVEKELGITKEDIGKKISVDDYNQACRTNVMKYTREWEDLTSKMGYWVNMEEPYITYDNRYIETLWWLLKQMFEKDLLYKGYTIQPFSPAAGTGLSTHELNQPGCYKDVKDTTAVGMFKVARDEKSEFIYEGLDCDAYFIAWTTTPWTLPSNTALAVGSKIEYVRVRTFNPYTGIPCVVILAKKLFYNFFDKKYEGLELGEYEVGDKRLTFKTLSEHVGADLEGVRYEQIMPLVKPEGDAFRVILGDFVTTEDGTGIVHIAPTFGADDDRVAKSAGISPLILRDKEGKMQPMVDRTGKFFKIEDLSEEFVKEFVNVEAYGEYAGRFVKNAYDPTLTDKDATLDIDIAVALKKESLAFKVEKHVHNYPHCWRTDKPILYYPLDSWFIQTTKVRDRMIELNKTINWKPKSTGEGRFGKWLENLQDWNLSRSRYWGTPLPIWASEDRTEIKCLGSVAELKAEIEKSMAAGFMTENILADYIEGDNSKENYEKFDLHRPYVDGLILVSETGQKLFRELDLIDVWFDSGAMPYAQQHYPFENKENFDKLFPAQFIAEGVDQTRGWFFTLHAIATMCFDSVAFENIISNGLVLDVKGNKMSKRHGNAVDPFETIEKYGSDPLRWYMITNAQPWDNLKFDLGGVEEVRRKFFGTLYNTYSFFQLYANVDGFDYSEADVPMENRPEIDRWVLSLLNSLIKEVEECYETYEPTRAGRAIQNFVNENLSNWYVRLCRKRYWGGDYSTDKISAYQTLYKCLETISILASPIAPFYMDQLFKDLNSVSGRFSEESVHLVNFPKYDAEVIDSALEERMDMAQKISSMSLGLRRKVKIRVRQPLQKIIIPILDETMVPQLEAIKNIVLSEINVKEMEFITDTSGVLVKSIKPNFKTLGPKHGKIMKQIAAEIGKMNQENIIAFEKDGSYSIIVNDVTVVLAPEDVEIASEDIPGWLVANEGKLTVAMDVNITDELRKEGIAREFINRIQNLRKESDFEVTDKIKLEIMMHDSINDAVLAHKEYIGSQTLAVSLELVKKLSKNEAKAVEIEQGIESFIKIEKVSE, encoded by the coding sequence ATGAGCACTAAATTCCCAGAGTACAAGAAACTTGATCTATCACAGGTCAATAAGGATATTCTAAAAGATTGGAAAGAAAATAACACATTTGAGAAAAGTTTGGAGACTCGTGAAGGCAATCCTACTTTTGTTTTTTATGAAGGACCTCCATCTGCAAATGGTATGCCGGGTATTCACCATGTTATGGCACGTGCTCTTAAGGATATTGTGTGCAGATACAAAACTCTTAAAGGATTTCAGGTGAACCGTAAAGCGGGTTGGGATACTCATGGTTTGCCGGTAGAACTTGCTGTTGAGAAAGAATTGGGAATTACTAAAGAAGATATTGGAAAGAAAATCTCGGTTGATGATTACAACCAGGCATGCCGTACCAATGTTATGAAATATACCCGTGAGTGGGAAGATCTGACTTCTAAAATGGGATACTGGGTAAACATGGAAGAGCCATATATTACCTACGATAACCGTTACATAGAAACACTTTGGTGGTTGTTAAAGCAAATGTTCGAGAAAGATTTGCTTTACAAAGGATATACCATCCAACCGTTCTCTCCTGCGGCAGGTACTGGTTTATCAACTCATGAGTTGAATCAGCCAGGCTGTTATAAGGATGTAAAAGATACCACAGCAGTTGGTATGTTTAAGGTGGCTCGCGATGAAAAAAGCGAATTCATTTACGAAGGATTAGATTGTGATGCTTATTTTATTGCCTGGACAACTACGCCATGGACACTTCCTTCGAATACAGCTTTGGCTGTTGGATCAAAAATTGAATACGTTCGTGTTCGAACTTTTAATCCATATACAGGAATTCCTTGTGTGGTTATTTTGGCAAAAAAACTGTTCTATAATTTCTTTGATAAAAAATACGAAGGACTTGAATTGGGGGAATATGAAGTTGGCGACAAGCGTTTAACTTTCAAGACTCTTTCGGAACATGTAGGAGCAGATTTGGAAGGTGTTCGTTACGAGCAAATTATGCCTTTGGTTAAACCTGAAGGTGATGCTTTCCGTGTTATTCTTGGTGATTTTGTCACCACAGAAGATGGTACAGGTATCGTTCATATCGCTCCAACTTTTGGTGCCGATGATGACAGGGTAGCTAAAAGTGCTGGTATCTCTCCATTAATTCTTCGCGATAAAGAAGGTAAAATGCAACCAATGGTTGATCGTACCGGTAAATTCTTCAAAATTGAAGATTTGAGCGAAGAGTTTGTAAAAGAATTTGTGAATGTTGAGGCTTACGGCGAGTATGCTGGTCGTTTTGTAAAGAATGCTTACGATCCAACTTTAACCGATAAGGATGCAACTCTGGATATTGATATCGCTGTTGCATTGAAGAAAGAGAGTTTGGCTTTTAAAGTTGAGAAACACGTTCACAACTATCCACATTGCTGGAGAACAGATAAACCAATTCTTTACTATCCATTGGATTCTTGGTTTATCCAAACAACAAAAGTTCGCGATCGTATGATCGAACTCAATAAAACCATTAACTGGAAACCTAAATCAACTGGTGAAGGTCGTTTCGGAAAATGGTTGGAGAATTTACAAGATTGGAACCTTTCCCGTTCCCGTTATTGGGGAACTCCACTTCCAATTTGGGCGAGTGAAGATCGTACAGAAATTAAATGTCTTGGTTCTGTTGCCGAATTAAAAGCTGAGATTGAAAAGTCGATGGCTGCCGGTTTCATGACCGAAAATATACTTGCTGATTACATCGAAGGAGATAACAGCAAAGAGAATTACGAGAAATTCGATCTACACCGTCCATACGTTGATGGTTTGATTTTGGTGAGTGAAACGGGGCAGAAATTGTTTCGTGAGCTCGATTTGATTGATGTTTGGTTCGATTCAGGAGCTATGCCATATGCACAGCAACATTATCCTTTCGAAAACAAAGAGAATTTCGACAAGCTGTTCCCAGCTCAGTTTATTGCTGAGGGTGTGGATCAAACACGTGGATGGTTCTTTACTTTACATGCTATTGCAACAATGTGTTTTGATAGTGTTGCTTTTGAAAACATCATCTCTAACGGTTTGGTATTGGATGTAAAAGGCAATAAAATGTCTAAACGACATGGAAATGCTGTTGATCCTTTTGAAACCATTGAGAAATATGGTTCAGACCCATTGCGTTGGTACATGATTACAAATGCGCAACCTTGGGATAATTTAAAATTCGATTTGGGTGGTGTTGAAGAAGTTCGTCGTAAATTCTTCGGAACTCTTTATAATACTTATAGTTTCTTCCAATTGTATGCAAATGTTGATGGATTTGATTATTCTGAAGCTGATGTTCCAATGGAAAACCGCCCTGAAATAGATCGTTGGGTTCTTTCTCTTTTGAATTCCTTAATTAAGGAAGTTGAAGAGTGTTATGAAACCTATGAGCCAACTCGCGCGGGTCGGGCAATACAGAATTTTGTAAATGAAAATCTTTCAAACTGGTACGTTCGCTTGTGTCGTAAGAGATATTGGGGTGGAGACTATTCTACCGATAAGATTTCGGCTTACCAGACTCTTTACAAATGTTTGGAGACCATTTCGATATTGGCTTCACCAATTGCTCCATTTTACATGGATCAGTTGTTTAAAGATCTAAATTCAGTTAGTGGTCGCTTTAGCGAAGAATCGGTTCATTTGGTTAATTTCCCTAAATATGATGCGGAAGTAATTGATTCTGCTTTGGAAGAAAGAATGGATATGGCTCAGAAGATTTCTTCAATGTCATTAGGATTGCGTCGTAAGGTGAAAATCCGTGTTCGTCAGCCTTTACAAAAGATTATTATTCCAATTCTTGATGAAACAATGGTTCCTCAGTTAGAGGCAATTAAAAACATCGTTCTTTCTGAAATTAATGTGAAAGAAATGGAATTTATTACTGACACATCAGGAGTTTTAGTTAAAAGCATCAAGCCTAACTTTAAGACCTTGGGTCCAAAGCATGGTAAGATAATGAAACAAATTGCTGCTGAAATCGGTAAAATGAATCAGGAAAACATTATTGCTTTTGAGAAAGACGGCAGCTATTCAATTATTGTAAATGATGTAACTGTTGTATTAGCACCGGAAGATGTAGAAATTGCTTCGGAGGATATTCCAGGATGGTTAGTTGCTAATGAAGGGAAACTTACTGTGGCAATGGACGTAAACATAACTGATGAATTACGTAAAGAAGGAATAGCACGGGAGTTTATCAATAGAATTCAAAATTTAAGAAAAGAAAGTGATTTTGAAGTAACTGATAAAATCAAGCTCGAAATTATGATGCACGATTCTATTAATGATGCGGTACTTGCTCATAAAGAATACATTGGGAGTCAGACTTTAGCTGTCAGTTTAGAATTAGTTAAGAAATTATCCAAGAATGAAGCCAAAGCAGTAGAGATTGAGCAGGGGATAGAGAGCTTTATTAAGATTGAAAAAGTTAGTGAATAA
- a CDS encoding lipoprotein signal peptidase: MSLFKKSAALIVVLLILDQVLKVWIKTHMMLGEEFSVFGDWFLIHFIENNGMAFGMELEGEWGKILLSLFRIFAVCGIGWYLHDISTKKAPLGLVISIALIFSGAMGNIIDSAFYGLIFNDSYYQVSTFMPEAGGYASFLHGKVVDMLYFPLLDGRFPDWLPMWGGEHYVFFRPVFNIADSYITIGVISILLFQRKYFMKEHK; the protein is encoded by the coding sequence ATGTCTTTATTTAAGAAATCGGCAGCACTTATCGTGGTACTACTCATTTTGGACCAGGTACTAAAAGTTTGGATTAAGACCCATATGATGCTTGGGGAAGAATTTTCGGTATTCGGAGATTGGTTCCTGATCCATTTTATCGAAAACAATGGAATGGCTTTCGGTATGGAATTGGAAGGTGAATGGGGTAAAATTCTTTTAAGTTTGTTTCGAATTTTTGCTGTTTGCGGTATTGGTTGGTATCTGCATGATATTTCGACCAAGAAGGCTCCTTTGGGATTAGTTATTTCAATTGCTTTGATTTTTTCAGGTGCAATGGGAAATATTATCGATAGTGCATTTTACGGATTAATTTTTAATGATAGCTACTATCAGGTTTCAACTTTTATGCCCGAAGCAGGTGGTTATGCCTCTTTTTTACATGGCAAAGTAGTTGATATGCTTTACTTCCCTTTGTTGGATGGAAGATTCCCCGATTGGTTGCCTATGTGGGGCGGAGAACATTACGTTTTCTTTCGCCCGGTTTTTAATATTGCCGATTCATACATAACAATTGGTGTTATTTCTATCCTTTTGTTTCAGCGAAAATATTTCATGAAAGAACACAAATAA
- a CDS encoding Cbp1 family collagen-binding glycoprotein adhesin, whose product MKRIIIALLIVPLFISCNQKELKQLREQNQQLTVMAQEKDSSINQFIGSLNEIEENLELIKQKENIIAVNSENPNQSQKQKIASDLISINNLVEQNKLKIENLDKKLNNSWYQNSKLRKLTDRLKTELDTKEGEVIVLNDKVGKLNIEVDNLNGQVGELSGTVLALNTENEIKTKVIENTTTELNTAFYAFGTSKELEEKNIITKDGGFIGIGKTEILNKDFNTSEFEKIDITKVTTIPVIGKKISFVTNHPSSSYKVEGVETVEGITILDPVEFWKSSKYLVITVR is encoded by the coding sequence ATGAAACGTATTATAATAGCATTGCTGATTGTTCCTTTGTTTATCTCATGTAATCAAAAAGAACTAAAACAATTAAGAGAGCAAAATCAGCAACTTACTGTAATGGCTCAGGAAAAAGATTCTTCAATTAATCAATTCATTGGGTCATTAAATGAAATTGAAGAAAATCTTGAATTAATAAAACAAAAAGAAAATATCATTGCAGTTAACTCTGAGAATCCTAATCAGTCTCAAAAACAAAAAATTGCCTCTGATTTAATTTCAATCAATAATTTAGTAGAACAAAATAAATTAAAAATTGAAAATCTTGATAAAAAACTAAATAATAGCTGGTACCAGAACTCGAAGCTACGCAAATTAACTGATCGTTTAAAAACCGAATTAGACACTAAAGAAGGTGAAGTTATTGTTTTGAATGACAAAGTAGGAAAATTGAACATTGAGGTTGATAACTTGAATGGACAAGTAGGAGAGTTGAGCGGAACTGTGTTGGCTTTGAATACTGAAAACGAGATCAAAACTAAAGTAATCGAAAACACCACAACCGAATTGAATACTGCTTTCTATGCATTTGGAACCAGCAAAGAATTAGAAGAAAAAAATATAATTACCAAAGATGGTGGATTTATCGGAATTGGTAAAACTGAAATTCTTAATAAAGATTTTAACACAAGTGAATTTGAAAAAATTGATATCACCAAAGTTACCACTATTCCTGTCATCGGGAAGAAGATTAGTTTTGTAACAAATCATCCAAGTAGCTCTTATAAGGTTGAGGGAGTTGAAACAGTTGAGGGAATTACAATTCTAGATCCAGTTGAATTCTGGAAATCTTCAAAATATTTGGTAATCACGGTAAGATAA
- a CDS encoding ATP-binding protein — MVSENKSNIKAKVVLGYIFVFVAIIASVVIAYQSYNKLLDSVLFLSKPDAEIARMNRILTNLSEAENKIRIYSLTKKERYLANYAENIIEIQNDLDSLRYYSVDTSKSFFLIDSMNYLLEERSDKLEKFVQLKRSKEKENLSQKAMEKLSVVSDSAKTKIKTTTTTTTFLDTVVSPAEVTEKAKKKGFVARLFSNKKSETKIDSIETVIKRTQIQIDTSYLPQADSLLRSLENMLLVAQAKERLNREIVSNEELRLVEENSVMWDKIKILLHQLEKERLQQLTQESDSAKETASNSIFIISAIIIVGFVLGILFIIFILTDISKSNFYRRELIIAKGNAEKLAKVKEDFLAIMSHEIRTPLNAIIGFTNQLNKTKLEEQQQGFVRVLKNSSKHLLGLVNEILDLSKIEAGKLHIENIPFHPQSLVFDAFDVLKVNTENTDIDFTWEYEGDAQINLVSDPFRIKQILLNMGSNAIKFTSSGSVNIKSSVIPVDKYFVFEVSVIDTGIGIDESKLETIFEDFSQADSFSARKYGGTGLGLAISRRLARLLGGDLDVESKLGEGSCFTMRIPLLESKEEAAELKGIQEIQISDCLKEKRYLIADDDPYSLLLLKTIFGGWGLHADFVEDGSKAYDLIRQNDYDLILTDIHMPIMGGIELCKKVRQLEQIAKSEIPIVALTANVRESDLKEYIDSGMTECLVKPFDEAILINMLSDLFGGVGEEKSIELITSDQIDSDALYDLTQIKQFISDDQELVNQILEQFIASANENIGLLNNALADKNYLEIGEIAHKMLSSFNQLRVINVVPILSQLESILHKQENMVINHEEISDLIVAVSANSELVISSIQDDILA; from the coding sequence ATGGTATCTGAGAATAAAAGCAATATTAAGGCTAAGGTTGTATTAGGATATATTTTTGTGTTCGTAGCTATTATTGCTTCTGTGGTAATTGCTTATCAATCTTACAACAAACTTCTTGATTCTGTATTGTTCTTATCCAAACCAGATGCTGAAATTGCGAGAATGAACCGAATACTGACCAATTTATCGGAAGCTGAAAATAAAATCAGAATTTATTCTTTGACAAAAAAGGAACGCTACCTGGCTAATTACGCCGAAAATATAATTGAAATTCAAAACGATTTAGATTCATTACGATATTATAGTGTTGATACGAGTAAATCGTTTTTTTTAATTGATTCAATGAACTATTTGTTGGAGGAACGGTCTGATAAATTAGAGAAGTTCGTTCAATTAAAAAGATCAAAAGAAAAGGAGAATCTTTCACAAAAAGCAATGGAGAAGCTGAGTGTAGTTTCTGATTCGGCAAAAACAAAAATTAAAACCACCACAACTACCACCACCTTTTTAGATACTGTTGTAAGTCCGGCAGAAGTGACGGAAAAGGCTAAAAAGAAAGGATTTGTAGCAAGACTTTTTAGTAATAAAAAGAGTGAGACCAAAATAGATTCCATAGAAACGGTGATTAAACGCACGCAGATCCAGATTGATACAAGCTACTTGCCTCAGGCAGATAGTTTGTTACGAAGTCTGGAGAATATGTTACTTGTTGCACAAGCTAAAGAACGATTGAACAGAGAGATTGTGTCGAATGAAGAATTGCGGCTGGTTGAGGAAAACTCTGTAATGTGGGATAAAATTAAAATTTTATTACACCAATTAGAGAAAGAAAGGTTGCAGCAATTAACTCAGGAATCGGATAGTGCAAAAGAGACTGCCAGCAATTCAATCTTTATTATTTCGGCGATTATAATTGTAGGATTTGTGTTGGGTATCCTATTTATTATTTTCATCCTTACGGATATCTCAAAGAGTAATTTCTATCGAAGAGAATTAATTATAGCGAAAGGAAATGCTGAAAAATTGGCGAAAGTAAAAGAGGATTTCTTAGCGATAATGAGTCATGAAATAAGAACTCCCCTTAATGCAATAATAGGTTTTACCAATCAGCTAAATAAAACAAAACTGGAGGAGCAGCAACAAGGATTTGTTCGTGTTCTTAAAAATTCATCGAAACATTTATTGGGCTTGGTCAATGAGATTCTTGATTTGTCGAAAATCGAAGCAGGAAAACTACACATTGAAAATATTCCTTTTCATCCGCAGTCACTTGTTTTTGATGCTTTTGATGTATTGAAGGTTAATACTGAGAATACAGATATTGATTTTACGTGGGAATACGAAGGAGATGCCCAAATAAATTTGGTTAGTGATCCATTTCGGATTAAGCAGATTTTGCTGAATATGGGAAGTAATGCTATAAAATTTACTTCTTCAGGATCTGTGAATATTAAATCGTCGGTTATTCCGGTTGATAAGTATTTTGTATTTGAAGTAAGCGTTATTGATACCGGAATTGGAATTGATGAAAGTAAATTGGAAACCATATTTGAGGATTTTAGTCAGGCAGATTCATTTTCCGCGCGGAAGTACGGAGGAACTGGACTTGGTTTGGCAATTAGTCGAAGATTAGCAAGACTATTAGGTGGTGATTTAGATGTGGAAAGTAAGCTTGGTGAAGGTTCTTGTTTTACGATGCGAATACCACTATTGGAATCGAAAGAGGAGGCTGCTGAGTTAAAGGGAATACAAGAGATTCAAATTTCTGACTGTCTAAAGGAAAAACGGTATTTAATCGCTGATGATGATCCATACAGTTTATTACTATTAAAAACCATTTTTGGCGGTTGGGGACTACATGCCGATTTTGTTGAAGATGGATCTAAAGCCTATGATTTAATAAGACAAAACGATTACGATCTGATTCTTACGGATATTCATATGCCTATAATGGGAGGAATTGAGTTGTGTAAGAAGGTTCGACAGTTGGAGCAAATTGCAAAATCAGAAATTCCAATTGTTGCATTAACAGCAAATGTGCGAGAATCAGATTTAAAGGAATACATAGATTCCGGAATGACAGAATGCCTTGTGAAACCATTCGATGAGGCCATTCTAATTAATATGCTTAGCGATTTATTTGGGGGAGTAGGAGAAGAGAAAAGTATAGAATTGATTACTTCCGATCAAATTGATTCTGATGCTCTTTACGACTTAACTCAAATTAAGCAATTTATTTCAGACGATCAGGAATTGGTTAATCAGATTTTGGAGCAGTTTATTGCCTCGGCCAATGAAAATATTGGCTTACTAAATAATGCCTTAGCAGATAAGAATTATTTGGAAATTGGCGAAATTGCACATAAAATGCTTTCTTCTTTTAATCAGCTCCGAGTAATTAATGTGGTTCCTATTTTAAGCCAATTAGAATCTATTCTGCATAAACAGGAAAATATGGTTATAAATCACGAAGAGATAAGTGATTTGATTGTAGCAGTTAGTGCGAATTCGGAATTGGTGATATCATCCATTCAGGATGATATTTTAGCCTAA
- a CDS encoding TraR/DksA family transcriptional regulator produces MTEKKRYTDEELQEFKDLIKAKLEKAKKDYVTLKEVISNSSGNDTQDTSPTFKVLEEGASVLSKEEAGRLAERQAKFISHLELALVRIQNKTYGICRETGSLIAKERLRAVPHATLSIEAKNKQ; encoded by the coding sequence ATGACAGAAAAGAAGCGATATACAGACGAGGAGTTACAGGAATTCAAAGATTTGATTAAAGCAAAACTTGAGAAAGCCAAAAAAGATTACGTGACTCTAAAAGAAGTAATCTCGAATAGTTCTGGAAATGATACTCAAGATACTTCGCCAACTTTTAAAGTGTTAGAGGAGGGAGCATCCGTATTGTCTAAAGAAGAGGCTGGGCGTTTAGCTGAGCGTCAGGCAAAGTTTATTTCTCATTTAGAATTAGCTTTAGTTCGAATTCAAAATAAAACTTATGGCATTTGCCGCGAAACAGGTTCTTTAATTGCTAAAGAAAGACTTCGTGCTGTTCCTCATGCTACATTAAGTATCGAGGCTAAAAACAAACAGTAA